A stretch of Planococcus citri chromosome 5, ihPlaCitr1.1, whole genome shotgun sequence DNA encodes these proteins:
- the LOC135848074 gene encoding uncharacterized protein LOC135848074 yields MKYDFSKWHVERLTYFITQNDSDLQIECKNKNLGMQFYAKDNLYTYYLDGNQKTVFKDVTVPKIRSVYVSPHALLAPYQFQTIPSEEISCSSLVEVPIWYETAEEPLNYSEKFLVAASQVTSQRLKIIVGTYETLTLQTEKGNKPHEMFLNGKKIPIPKIIYKIVKFKSHNRGVGKRTYWFNAVIVIHNQPQVNKEDIICEDKSKYWGWESLRYMSTTNRDENTKSDFIYVCELDKDMQTKLGYYTSNELNLELDYFPSYNKKNARIEFENWQEKFETRMRDLFETTPEPVVDSNRSETQKEI; encoded by the exons ATGAAATATGACTTCTCGAAGTGGCATGTGGAAAGGCTGACTTATTTCATAACACAAAATGACAGTGATTTGCAAATAGAGTGCAAGAATAAGAACTTGGGAATGCAATTTTACGCAAAAGATAACCTGTACACGTATTACTTGGAT GGGAACCAAAAGACCGTTTTTAAGGATGTGACTGTACCCAAAATTCGCAGCGTTTATGTGTCGCCACATGCTTTATTGGCACCTTATCAATTTCAAACCATCCCTTCAGAAGAAATTTCATGTTCAAGTTTGGTCGAAGTTCCTATTTGGTACGAAACAGCAGAAGAACCTTTGAATTATTCGGAAAAGTTTTTAGTCGCCGCATCTCAA GTAACAAGTCAAAGACTAAAAATAATCGTGGGGACTTACGAAACGCTCACACTCCAGACAGAAAAAGGTAATAAACCACACGAAATGTTTCTGAATGGAAAAAAGATACCAATACCCAAAATCATTTACAAGATAGTCAAATTCAAATCACACAATCGTGGCGTCGGAAAAAGAACATACTGGTTTAATGCAGTTATCGTGATCCACAACCAACCTCAAGTCAATAAGGAAGATATAATTTGCGAAGATAAATCCAAATATTGGGGCTGGGAAAGTCTCCGATACATGAGTACAACCAACAGGGATGAGAATACAAAATCAGATTTTATTTACGTTTGCGAACTAGACAAAGATATGCAAACGAAATTAGGTTACTATACATCTAATGAGTTAAATTTAGAGTTGGATTATTTTCCTAGTTATAATAAAAAGAACGCTAGAATAGAATTTGAAAACTGGcaggaaaagtttgaaacaagAATGCGAGATTTGTTTGAAACGACCCCGGAGCCGGTGGTGGATTCTAACAGGTCAGAAACACAGAAAGAAATATGA